A single Amphiprion ocellaris isolate individual 3 ecotype Okinawa chromosome 1, ASM2253959v1, whole genome shotgun sequence DNA region contains:
- the LOC111568737 gene encoding uncharacterized protein LOC111568737 yields the protein MPWNLHHRPNTTSAPSPCSSVGSSACKLIPAKTKVKAGRRRFSPPSLHVHIHVAVQMWILQQKLYLGLILSHLLGKGGAVQLSCRPGQSATLPCSYRYESGGQVSQLSVQWWSPDGQLLCHYIKHKTFRNCSSGYSISYQPGSIRLTVHRVHDHDFGTHVCSVSKPHKFTDVNIELVRMSESNTSAPVGGVSQSGVSWRIFVLHGLGCLLVFM from the exons ATGCCCTGGAACCTTCACCATCGACCAAACACCACGTCTGCTCCTTCTCCCTGCAG CAGCGTCGGTTCTTCAGCTTGTAAACTGATTCCAGCGAAAACAAAAGTGAAGGCAGGCAGGCGTCGCTTCAGCCCTCCGAGTCTCCATGTTCACATCCATGTAGCTGTCCAAATGTGGATCCTCCAGCAGAAGCTTTACCTGGGACTCATCCTGTCACACCTGCTGGGAAAAG GTGGCGCTGTGCAGCTGTCCTGTCGGCCTGGTCAGAGCGCCACGCTGCCGTGTTCCTACAGGTATGAGTCGGGCGGCCAGGTGTCCCAGCTGTCGGTGCAGTGGTGGAGTCCGGACGGCCAGCTGCTGTGTCACTACATCAAACACAAGACGTTCAGGAACTGCAGCTCCGGATACAGCATCAGCTACCAGCCCGGCAGCATCCGGCTCACCGTCCACCGGGTCCACGACCACGACTTCGGGACTCACGTCTGCTCGGTGAGCAAACCGCACAAGTTCACCGACGTCAACATCGAGCTGGTCAGGATGTCAG AGTCCAATACTTCAGCCCCGGTGGGTGGAGTCAGTCAGTCTG gcgTCTCCTGGAGAATCTTCGTTCTTCACGGTTTGGgatgtttgttggtttttatgtaG